The Malassezia japonica chromosome 8, complete sequence genome includes a window with the following:
- the PMR1 gene encoding P-type Ca(2+) transporter (EggNog:ENOG503NUDF; COG:P; TransMembrane:7 (o266-287i299-324o690-710i762-783o795-813i825-843o855-873i)): MPARSQVDSDAPYARHDAKPTVRFMRMDVDETLRALEVSSLEEGLSDAAAKSVRASVGANELSEKEPERPWEKWVAQFKEPLNLLLLGSAGVSVLVGQLDDAICITLALAIVITVGIVQEYRSEKSLEALNQLVPPRCHLVRGGESVTVLASELVPGDIVTFSTGDRVPADVRVAKASGLEVDESALTGEVQAMRKTTRAIPADDDGEPSINDRENIAYMGTLVQHGSGTGIVVATGARTEFGSIFDMVDQVDERQTPMQRSMADLAQRLSVGSLAVIGTIMLLGILQQQDLLEMFTIAVSLAVAAIPEGLPIVVTVTLALGALRMSHRNAIIKRLPSVETLGCVSVICSDKTGTLTANEMRVVQTYTVPDGVQDVPEHGKASDALARCLEVGTLCNNTETGPDGRWLGQSTEVAMLGVLGSFGLQDKRKEWTRTDEQPFRSDTKMMTVTGHYQNERKETIFMKGAPEVVLRQCTQYQGPDGTPQLTDKVRDEIRGAIKSMSDRGLRVLAFAASPASHRPSYAFCGLQAMHDPPREGVADAIRTLHRGGVQIAMITGDAEPTAVAIAQELGLLQSGRAGVLTGPQIESLSEGQLRERVQSITVFARTAPEHKLRIVAALQSHAAVVGMTGDGVNDAPALKLADVGIAMGRGGTDVTKEAADVILVDDNFATILSAVREGKSIFYNIQNFVAFQLSTSAAALVLIGLSTVMKLRFPLNAMQILFINILMDGPPSQSLGVDPASESVMRRPPRAKDAPVLTRQLLYRALFSTSVIVVLTQFVFLFERPPDGADKRDATMTFTCFVFLDLVSVVQNRGLLTGIDQNHMLLWTVGASFLAQLLLVYFPPLQHVFLTESLAANDLMFLLVVAGIAFGLHELRRHYERGLLDEHDSQTQGIQNV; the protein is encoded by the exons ATGCCGGCGCGAAGCCAAGTCGATAGTGACG cgcccTATGCGCGGCACGATGCCAAGCCGACGGTGCGCTTCATGCGTATGGATGtcgacgagacgctgcgAGCGCTCGAAGTGTCCTCGCTGGAAGAGGGCCTGTcggacgccgcggccaagTCGGTCCGCGCGTCTGTCGGTGCGAACGAGCTTTCGGAAAAGGAGCCCGAGCGCCCGTGGGAGAAGTGGGTGGCGCAGTTTAAAGAGCCGCTGAatctgctgctgctcggcagtGCGGGCGTGAGTGTGCTGGTGGGccagctcgacgatgcgATCTGCATCACGCTGGCGCTGGCGATTGTCATTACGGTCGGGATCGTGCAAGAGTACCGCTCGGAAAAGagtctcgaggcgctgaacCAGCTCGTCCCTCCCCGGTGCCACCTGGTGCGTGGCGGCGAGTCGGTCACGGTGCTTGCGTCGGAGCTCGTGCCCGGCGACATTGTCACCTTTTCGACCGGCGACCGTGTGCCcgcggacgtgcgcgtggccaaggcgtccggcctcgaggtcgacgaaAGTGCGCTCAccggcgaggtgcaggcgatgcgcaAGACCACGCGCGCGATTCccgcggacgacgacggggAGCCGTCGATCAACGACCGCGAAAACATTGCGTACATGGgcacgctcgtgcagcacggcAGCGGCACCGGGATTGTGgtcgcgaccggcgcgcgcaccgagttCGGGAGCATCTTTGACATGGTCGACCAGGtggacgagcgccagacgccgatgcagcgcagcaTGGCAGatctggcgcagcgcctgaGTGTCGGCAGCCTGGCCGTGATTGGCACGATTAtgctgctcggcatcctgcagcagcaggaCCTTCTCGAGATGTTTACCATCGCCGtgtcgctcgccgtcgcggcgatTCCCGAGGGCCTCCCGATCGTGGTGACGgtcacgctcgcgctcggtgcgctgcgcatgtCGCACCGCAACGCGATCATcaagcgcctgccgagcgtcgagacgctggGGTGCGTGTCGGTGATCTGCTCGGACAAGACGGGGACACTCACCGCGAACGAAatgcgcgtcgtgcagaCATACACTGTCCCAGACGGCGTCCAGGACGTGCCCGAGCACGGAAAAGCGTCggacgcgcttgcgcgaTGCCTCGAGGTGGGCACCCTCTGCAACAACACCGAGACCGGCCCCGACGGGCGCTGGCTGGGTCAGTCGACCGAGGTCGCgatgctcggcgtgctcggcagctTTGGGCTGCAGGACAAACGGAAGGAGTggacgcgcaccgacgagcagcCGTTCCGCTCGGATACCAAGATGATGACCGTCACCGGCCACTACCAGaacgagcgcaaggagaCCATCTTTATGAAGGGCGCGCCGGAAgtcgtcctgcgccagTGCACGCAGTACCAAGGGCcggacggcacgccgcagctcACCGAcaaggtgcgcgacgagatcCGCGGCGCAATCAAAAGCATGTCCgaccgcggcctgcgcgtgctggcgtttgccgcgtcgcccgcatCGCACCGCCCGTCGTATGCGTTCTGCGGCCTGCAGGCGATGCACGACCCGCCGCGCGAAGGCGTCGCGGACGCAatccgcacgctgcaccgcggcggcgtccagATCGCCATGATcacgggcgacgcggagccGACGGCGGTCGCCATCGCCCAGGAGCTGGGACTGCTGCAGagcgggcgcgccggcgtgctcaCCGGGCCGCAGATCGAGTCGCTGAGCGAGGgacagctgcgcgagcgcgtgcagtCCATCACGGTCTTTGCGCGCACCGCTCCGGAGCACAagctgcgcatcgtcgccgcgctgcagtcgcacgcggccgtcgtcggcatgacgggcgacggcgtgaacgacgcgccggcgctcaagctcgccgacgtcggcatcgcgatgggccgcggcgggaCCGATGTCACGAAagaggccgccgacgtgATCCTTGTCGACGACAACTTTGCCACGATCCTttcggcggtgcgcgagggGAAGAGCATCTTTTACAACATCCAAAACTTTGTCGCCTTCCAGCTCAGCACCtctgccgcggcgctcgtgctgaTTGGGCTCAGCACCGTGATGAAGCTGCGCTTCCCGCTGAACGCGATGCAGATCCTCTTTATCAACATCCTCATGGACGGGCCGCCCAGCCAGAGTCTCGGCGTGGACCccgcgagcgagagcgtgatgcgccgcccgccgcgtgcgaaagacgcgccggtgctcaCGCGCCAGCTGCTCTACCGCGCGCTCTTTTCGACGTCGGTGATTGTCGTCCTGACGCAGTTCGTCTTCCTGTTCGAGCGCCcgcccgacggcgcagacaagcgcgacgcgaccATGACCTTTACCTGCTTCGTGTTCCTCGACCTGGTGTCCGTCGTGCAGAACCGCGGGCTGCTGACCGGCATCGATCAGAACCACATGCTCCTCTGGAcggtcggcgcgagctTCCTCGCACAGCTCCTCCTGGTCTACTTCCCGCCGCTCCAGCACGTGTTTCtcaccgagtcgctcgcggccaaCGACCTGATGTTTTTGCTGGTCGTCGCGGGCATCGCATTCGggctgcacgagctgcgcaggcACTATGAACGTgggctgctcgacgagcacgacaGCCAGACACAGGGTATTCAGAATGTGTAG
- a CDS encoding uncharacterized protein (EggNog:ENOG503NXBN; COG:B), producing the protein MATWGRVLLTGSVPAPDGTWENIASPAILRGLSNVRVQQIGASASSQHALFLTLDGDVYVYGANGAGQCGLDARTVVSEPHKLDRQSDFRPPLAEGETVVHVAAGAEHSLLATSYGHVYATGSNSHGQCGLGSVRTASPFTRLDPVPFGEDRAWQVGCGRTFGLILGESGKVYAMGSTIYGQLGTDELGAEAVSASAWQFRQRALPVPLALENVIQIACGATHAVALDTEHFVYTWGENRFGRLGCGTQRDQMAPVRVEQFASKPKHARVQRVVAGRDATVCLDLEQNYWIAGRTRVTGDGGLGQGYYIFKPLAALEELDTYKAALGVDGLYCAAGAQGEGARAYAWGQGASHGELGVRRAPADPAPLASLREVAVVDVASAAHTSFWLVEPGKAYGELPRLPHAVDSADACLVCHAADDEAQLLACDKCENPYHLGCLRPKLAAIPDDEWFCDACGGTAAAGPPVVSAPRKRRRR; encoded by the exons ATGGCGACGTGGGGCCGAG TGCTTCTCACCGGGAGCGTGCCCGCACCCGATGGAACGTGGGAAAA CATCGCATCGCCAGCGATCCTCCGTGGGCTGAGCAATGTGCGCGTGCAGCAgatcggcgcgtcggcctcgagccAACACGCGCTCTTTctgacgctcgacggcgacgtgtACGTCTACGGCGCGAACGGCGCGGGGCAGTGtggcctcgacgcgcgcaccgTGGTGAGCGAGCCGCACAAGCTCGACCGCCAGAGCGACTTTCgcccgccgctcgccgaagGCGAGACGGtggtgcacgtcgcggccggcgcggagcACTCGCTCCTCGCAACCTCCTACGGGCACGTGTACGCCACCGGCTCGAATTCGCACGGGCAGTGCGGCCTTGgaagcgtgcgcaccgcatcGCCCTTTACGCGCCTCGACCCTGTGCCCTTTGGCGAGGACCGCGCGTGGCAGGTCGGCTGCGGCCGCACCTTTGGCCTGATCCTCGGCGAGTCGGGCAAGGTGTACGCCATGGGCTCGACCATCTACGGGCAGCTCGGCACAGACGAGCTCGGGGCCGAGGCCGTCTCGGCAAGCGCGTGGCAGTTCCGCCAGCGTGCACTGCCGGTGCCGCTCGCCCTCGAGAATGTGATCCAGATCGCatgcggcgcgacgcatGCCGTGGC CCTTGATACCGAGCACTTTGTGTACACCTGGGGCGAGAACCGCTTTGGACGCCTCGGGTGCgggacgcagcgcgaccagatggcgccggtgcgtgtcgagcagTTTGCAAG CAAGCCGAAGCACGCgcgtgtgcagcgcgtcgtcgcagggcgcgacgcgaccgTGTGTCTGGACCTGGAGCAGAATTACTGGATTGcgggccgcacgcgcgtcaccggcgacggcggACTCGGCCAGGGCTACTACATCTTCAAGCcccttgcggcgctcgaggagctcgatACGTAcaaggccgcgctcggcgtcgacggcctgtactgcgctgccggcgcccaaggcgaaggcgcacgcgcatACGCATGGGGCcaaggcgcgtcgcacggcgagctcggcgtgcgccgtgcgccggcggacCCTGCGCCCCTCGCCTCGCTCCGCGAGGTGGCCGTGGTCGACGTGGCGagtgcggcgcacacgaGTTTCTGGCTCGTGGAGCCCGGCAAAGCGTacggcgagctgccgcggcTGCCGCACGCGGTCGACTCGGCGGACGCGTGTCTCGTGTGCCACgccgcggacgacgaggcgcagctgcttgcGTGCGACAAGTGCGAGAACCCCTACCATTTGGGCTGCCTGCGCCCGAAGCTTGCCGCGATCCCCGACGACGAGTGGTTCTGCGATGCGTGCGGAGGtacagcggcggcggggccGCCGGTTgtgtcggcgccgcgtaagcggcggcggaggTAG
- the HRD3 gene encoding ERAD-associated protein (COG:O; TransMembrane:1 (n6-17c22/23o916-939i); EggNog:ENOG503NYAN; SECRETED:SignalP(1-17)): MRLRWVVGLVLASCVGAQHSNAETAYQDALAQLRELVDTSIDPVVTSSTPWLGALVERAAHLAERVGMDGVGRRMRVDAQQWSLRHRAKATEPAGLSERVAAWLDQSPTRGAPREPHTFYDVPDHALWPDWDFDAVKAGRAQARKQHMAVLNGWEQAMWGPFVADLFDAPNEAVQRVIDAHDAAERYAMLSSWIANVSKSYVPETLLTALERKKDTKKATEAKHKRARAIAQLEWAAFEGEMSPESVIDATFDAANATGRPLNVHADALWVLGEHSLWGTHGAQPNISRAIRAFERLADTGNATAHARLGFLYNSPLLTTLYGIEPQPERSHVHYTLGAQEGERAAQLAVGYRYDRGLGVPPDCMEALAWYDAAAQQAYKTYLEGPIGGRRLPYAKLRLSDRAALKRGLQRGLASGMDNLLLLAKLYRPAVRRLVSQEPLALQDTHTLGGLLDAYEHQGGAFQTARLSFLAHALYRGSVVGEAEAIGAVSRDFRRAHRFALIVAEQRWPAPVALENFAWPSTRPDGTLQAAYRAAEVEESVRVHAANSAALLGQMYLRGDGVAQDFVKAKVWLTRAALDGNTRGAHALGRMFEHGWGGTPDLERASKIYESAKAKESAPDVALEMAKAYMHAQQPDKALTQLAIAGSVSDLKDARESTLLETGFEVQYLAGAIRADWAYHQNQSATNCAAGLPGLKRAAERGDWDDPIFHRAEAAHVRRDVATSLMAWAVAGASGIEEAQDNIAYVLDPVRSYLRPAPEQPTDRTALAFWANSALQGSPHAMIKLCDYLRLARGTNATAHRAAQCYLALVDGDASLVVPRWHLAQMYESGDGVLQPDYPLAKRYYDMVAALAPTDAVLTAFPALIRLHVKAFWRLLKGDDTARRLLHAYIGGKKEAQPPAKAKAKTKTPSLPDDVWLDWAVDLAVFSMGIVCLVVLMYVRRVVQRRRDAANVQLAQMQALR, encoded by the coding sequence atgcgcttgcgctgggTCGTGGGCCTGGTGCTCGCCTCGTGCGTCGGAGCGCAGCATAGCAATGCAGAGACTGCGTACCAGGATGCACTGGCGCAGCTTCGTGAGCTGGTGGATACCTCCATCGACCCCGTCGTgacgtcgtcgacgccgtGGCTCGGGGCGCTGGTCGAACGTGCCGCCCACCTCGCCGAACGAGTCGGTATGGACGGTGTTGGCCGCCGTatgcgcgtcgacgcacAGCAGTGGTCTCTGCGCCACCGAGCCAAGGCCACCGAGCCTGCGGGCCTCTctgagcgcgtcgcggcgtggCTCGACCAGTCGCCGACCCGTGGCGCTCCCCGCGAGCCACACACCTTTTACGATGTGCCGGACCACGCGCTGTGGCCAGATTGGGACTTTGATGCTGTGAAAGCAGGGCGTGCAcaggcgcgcaagcagcaCATGGCCGTGCTCAACGGATGGGAGCAGGCCATGTGGGGCCCGTTTGTTGCCGACCTCTTTGATGCGCCGAacgaggccgtgcagcgcgttATCGATGCGCATgatgccgccgagcgctaTGCGATGCTCTCGAGCTGGATTGCAAACGTCTCGAAAAGTTATGTGCCAGAGACACTGCTCACTGCGCTGGAGCGGAAAAAAGATACCAAGAAGGCCACCGAGGCCAAGCACAAAAGGGCCCGTGccattgcgcagctcgagtgGGCCGCATTCGAGGGGGAAATGTCGCCCGAGTCGGTGATTGACGCGACGTTTGATGCGGCGAATGCCACCGGGCGCCCCCTCAacgtgcacgccgacgccctgtgggtcctcggcgagcactCGCTCTGGGGCAcgcacggtgcgcagccCAACATTTCGCGCGCGATCCGCGCGTTTGAGCGTTTGGCGGATACCGGAAACGCGactgcgcatgcgcgcctcgggtTCCTGTACAACAGCCCGTTGCTCACGACGCTGTACGGTATCGAGCCCCAACCCGAGCGCTCCCATGTACACTAtacgctcggcgcgcaagaaggcgagcgtgccgcgcagctcgcggttGGCTACCGCTACGaccgcggcctcggtgtCCCCCCCGACTGCAtggaggcgctcgcgtggtacgatgccgcggcgcagcaggcctACAAGACCTATCTGGAAGGCCCAATTGGCGGGCGCAGACTGCCGTATGCCAAGCTGCGTCTGAGCGACCGCGCGGCACTGAAGCGCGGcttgcagcgcggcctcgcATCGGGCATGGACAACCTCTTGCTCCTTGCCAAGCTGTACCGCCctgccgtgcggcgcctcgtgAGCCAGGAGCCGCTCGCACTGCAGGATACGCACACGCTAGgtggcctgctcgacgcgtacgagcaccaaggcggcgcgttCCAAACCGCGCGCCTCTCGTTCCTCGCCCATGCCTTGTACCGCGGCAgtgtcgtcggcgaggccgaggcgatcggcgcCGTGAGCCGCGACTTTCGGCGGGCGCACCGCTTTGCGCTCATCGTCGCGGAGCAGCGGTGGCCCGCACCGGTGGCGCTCGAAAACTTTGCGtggccgtcgacgcgccccgACGGCACGCTCCAGGCGGCATACCGCGCGGCAGAGGTCGAGGAGAGCGTGCGTGTGCACGCGGCGAATAGTGCTGCGCTCCTTGGGCAAATGTACCTGCGtggcgacggcgtcgcgcaggactTTGTCAAGGCCAAGGTGTGGCTtacgcgtgcggcgctcgacggcaatacgcgcggcgctcatgCGCTCGGTCGCATGTTTGAGCACGGCTggggcggcacgccggacctcgagcgtgcgagCAAGATCTACGAGTCCGCCAAGGCGAAAGAGTCTGCGCCGGACGTTGCGCTGGAGATGGCCAAGGCGTACATGCATGCACAGCAGCCCGACAAggcgctgacgcagctcgcgatCGCTGGCAGCGTCTCTGATTTGAAAGATGCGCGCGAGtcgacgctcctcgagacgGGTTTCGAGGTGCAGTacctcgccggcgcgatCCGTGCAGACTGGGCGTACCACCAAAACCAAAGCGCGACCAactgcgcggcgggccTCCCGGGCCTGAAACGTGCGGCAGAGCGGGGCGACTGGGACGACCCCATCTttcaccgcgccgaggctgcgcacgtacgccgcgacgtcgcgacGTCGCTCATGGCGTGGGCGGTGGCGGGGGCATCCGGCatcgaggaggcgcaggacaATATCGCGTACGTCCTCGATCCGGTGCGCTCGTACCtgcgtcctgcgccggaGCAGCCGACCGaccgcacggcgcttgcATTCTGGGCGAACAGCGCGCTGCAAGGCAGCCCGCATGCGATGATCAAGCTATGCGACTAcctgcgcctggcgcggGGAACGAATGCGACGGCacaccgcgccgcacagTGCTACCTTGCACTGGtggacggcgacgcgagcCTCGTCGTGCCCCGCTggcacctcgcgcagatGTACGAGAGCGGCGATGGCGTGCTGCAGCCGGACTATCCTCTGGCGAAGCGGTACTATGACAtggtcgcggcgcttgcgccgacCGATGCGGTGCTTACCGCCTTCCCGGCCCTGATTCGACTGCACGTGAAAGCATTTTGGCGTTTGCTGAAAGGCGacgacacggcgcgccgcctgctgcatGCGTATATTGGCGGGAaaaaagaggcgcagccgccggccaaggccaaggccaaaACCAagacgccgtcgctgccggacgACGTGTGGCTCGACTGGGCCGTCGACCTTGCCGTGTTTTCGATGGGGATCGTGTGCTTGGTCGTGCTGATGTATGTGCGCAgggtcgtgcagcgccgcagaGATGCGGCGAATGTGCAGCTTGCGCAaatgcaggcgctgcgctaG
- a CDS encoding ribonuclease P (EggNog:ENOG503P1V0; BUSCO:EOG092644N1; COG:A): MDAAEAWQAVLQQDAGTAAHYESRVQGRRVQLENVDRAAPKPASEMLARQVRRAEGRARRAAHMAQRRTPRHAHTVRPNQVSYAQAEPLHALWTTYAQELLGLPELGADEKALRSALTNTSHVQNMQNTLLKADWIGAHVEVVQSTNPTLVHLAGIIVQETHEALHIVVRGDARVRLVPKQNSVFRMEIAASDAADAPRLRLDLYGNQLRYTLPARATRKHKARKTIELDRTAAG, from the coding sequence ATGGACGCTGCGGAGGCCTGGCAGGCGGTCCTCCAGCAGGACGCGGggaccgccgcgcactACGAGAGCCGCGTGCAggggcgccgcgtgcagctcgagaatgtcgaccgcgcggcgccgaagcCGGCGTCGGAGatgctcgcgcgccaggtgcggcgtgcagaagggcgcgcacgccgcgcggcacacaTGGCCCAGCGCCGaacgccgcggcacgcacacACCGTGCGCCCGAACCAAGTGTCCTacgcgcaggccgagccgctgcaTGCGCTCTGGACGACCTACGCACAGGAGCTGCTGGGGCTGCCCGAGCTGGGCGCAGACGAAAAGGCACTGCGCTCCGCTCTGACGAACACCTCGCATGTGCAAAACATGCAAAACACCCTGCTCAAGGCAGACTGGATCGGCGCAcacgtcgaggtcgtgcagTCGACCAACCCCACCCTCGTCCACCTCGCAGGGATCATTGTACAGGAAACGCACGAAGCACTCCACATagtcgtgcgcggcgacgcgcgcgtacgcctcgTCCCGAAACAAAACTCGGTGTTTCGTATGGAGATTGCCGCATccgacgcggccgacgcaCCGCGCTTGCGGCTGGATTTGTACGGGAACCAGCTGCGTTATACCCTCCCAGCACGTGCCACACGCAAGCacaaggcgcgcaagaCCATTGAGCTCGACCGGACCGCGGCGGGGTAG
- the LHS1 gene encoding lumenal Hsp70 protein (EggNog:ENOG503NURM; COG:O; BUSCO:EOG09260JPV; SECRETED:SignalP(1-27)), whose amino-acid sequence MRPFPTGVLTVLVYAAFAVFLAPPAAAIGVVSIDYGTEWIKAALVKPGMPFDVVLSRDSKRKVQASAAFKGKVPADGNLARQERLLGSDAYAYASRDPLQSFHAAKLLLGQSCNASFPRAVEMYRDVFGNDVVPLSWNSTGSSCVLRPSPESEAFWRPEEIVGMELDHIRELAEDTAGEMLSIGVVAGSQGYFGAQRGLDTVITVPIFFTALERQALMDSALLAGFRPHMISDGAAAAVNYVQSRSFPKPERHIFFDVGSGASRASLVELSEKPAPEAKGKVLTDVRVVDAAWEREAGGLALDMLVRDLLVEQFDKQHGAAIQGSVKSDKRAMARLLREANRVKHVLSANAAAVSNVESLTHDIDFRASIEREAFEAAMKSAGLLDRITSPLTELLQRTKRTMNDIDSVVLIGGSTRVPAVHAALRAAGIPDAKLAVNVNADEAAVMGAAAYGATMQPSLRMKQVSVTDGNMYAVDMSDVSTQQHTTIFPAGPREHEQFHYEVEGADEDFGVTLSYAPESLARLPNGEQGPLMHVQLEGISAVLGELRAANELKNVDVLVNATISTSPPGVYTVHNANLKVTPKTTVAGALKNFFKLSDEPAANATNATEPISSEKVESLTLDTRYLTRSVPLAGTDKLKSLERLRLIVHEAKQRVLKDTASNQLEATLYQARELLDDATFAPSVAASERKSILAGADKTAEYLAGAVEDASADEVQKRLRELHKLLEPAKRRVEQAAKRPAATTALRATLDEGTAFIQEAKANLTEALKASAASKYTAAELDSLTSQLDKDRKWLDDGERAQASRKADQDAVLLAEDMDRRAKKVRDALTRLRRRRIPKTRPKKKESASASATESPTESATATGSATESATESPASSTSTSATPEVPIHEDL is encoded by the coding sequence ATGCGCCCCTTCCCCACCGGCGTGCTGACGGTGCTGGTGTACGCCGCCTTTGCGGTGTTCCTTGCACCGCCCGCAGCTGCGATTGGCGTAGTGAGTATTGACTACGGCACGGAATGGATCAAGGCTGCGCTGGTCAAGCCCGGCATGCCCTTTGATGTTGTGCTGAGCCGCGACTCGAAGCGCAAGGTCcaggcgagcgccgccttcAAAGGCAAGGTGCCTGCCGACGGCAACCTTGCgcggcaggagcgcctgcttggCAGTGATGCGTATGCGTACGCATCGCGCGACCCCCTGCAGAGTTTCCACGCGGCCAagctcctccttggccAGTCGTGCAATGCGTCGTTCCCCCGGGCGGTCGAGATGTACCGCGATGTGTTCGGCAACGACGTTGTGCCCCTCTCCTGGAACTCGACGGGTTCGTCGTGTGTCCTGCGTCCCTCGCCGGAGAGCGAGGCGTTCTGGCGCCCCGAAGAGATTGTCGGCATGGAGCTCGACCACATCCGggagcttgccgaggacACCGCCGGCGAGATGCTCAgcatcggcgtcgtggccgGTTCGCAGGGCTACtttggcgcgcagcgcggcctcgacacGGTGATCACCGTGCCGATCTTCTTtacggcgctcgagcgccaagcGTTGATGGACTctgcgctccttgccggATTCCGCCCCCACATGATCAGCGacggtgcggcggcggccgtgaACTACGTGCAGAGCCGCTCGTTCCCCAAGCCCGAGCGCCACATTTTCTTTGACGTCGGttccggcgcgtcgcgtgcgtcgctTGTGGAACTCTCGGAGAAgccggcgcccgaggccaaAGGCAAGGTGCTCAccgacgtgcgcgtcgtcgacgccgcgtgggagcgcgaggccggtGGTCTGGCGCTTGATatgctcgtgcgcgacctgctcgtcgagcagttCGACAAGCAGCACGGTGCTGCGATCCAGGGCTCGGTCAAGAGCGACAAGCGTGCGATGGCGCGTCTCCTGCGTGAGGCGAACCGCGTGAAGCATGTGCTGTCTGCGaacgccgcggcggtgaGCAACGTCGAGTCGCTTACGCACGACATCGACTTCCGTGCGTcgatcgagcgcgaggcgtttgAGGCGGCGATGAAGAGTGCGGGCCTGTTGGACCGCATCACCTCGCCGCTgaccgagctgctgcagcgcacgaaGCGTACGATGAACGACATCGACTCGGTGGTGCTCATTGGCGGATCGACGCGTGTCCcggcggtgcacgcggcgctgcgcgcggctgGCATTCCCGATGCGAAGCTCGCGGTGAATGTCAacgcggacgaggcggcggtgaTGGGTGCGgccgcgtacggcgcgacgatgcAGCCGTCGCTGCGTATGAAGCAGGTGTCGGTCACCGACGGCAACATGTACGCGGTCGACATGAGCGACGTCTCGACGCAGCAGCACACGACCATCTTCCCTGCTGGCCCCCGTGAGCACGAGCAGTTCCACTACGAGGTCGAGGGTGCGGACGAGGACTTTGGCGTGACGCTGTCGTATgcgcccgagtcgctcgcgcgcctgccgaaTGGCGAGCAGGGCCCCCTGATGCATGTCCAGCTCGAAGGCATCAGTGCggtgcttggcgagctgcgtgccgcgaaTGAGCTCAAGAacgtcgacgtgcttgTCAACGCGACGATCtccacgtcgccgcctGGTGTGTACACCGTGCACAATGCGAACCTCAAGGTGACGCCCAAGACGACCGTCGCCGGAGCGCTGAAGAACTTCTTTAAGCTGTCGGacgagccggcggcgaACGCGACGAATGCCACCGAGCCGATTTCCTCCGAAAAGGTCGAGTCGCtgacgctcgacacgcgctACCTCACGCGCTCGGTGCCGCTGGCGGGCACGGACAAGCTCaagtcgctcgagcgcctgcgcctgatTGTGCACGAGGCCAAGCAGCGTGTGCTCAAGGACACGGCCTCGaaccagctcgaggcgacgctgtaccaggcgcgcgagctgctcgacgacgccaCGTTTGCGCCGTccgtcgccgcgtccgagcgCAAGTCGAtcctcgccggcgcggacAAGACGGCCGAGTACCTtgccggcgccgtcgaggacgcgagtgccgacgaggtccaaaagcgcctgcgcgagctgcacaagctcctcgagccggcgaagcgccgcgtcgagcaggcggccaagcgcccggcggcgacgacggcgctgcgtgcgacgctGGACGAGGGCACGGCGTTCATCcaggaggccaaggcgaacctcaccgaggcgctcaaggcgtcggccgcgagcaAGTACACCGCTGCTGagctcgactcgctcacctcgcagctcgacaaggACCGCAAGTggctcgacgacggcgagcgcgcgcaggcctcgcgcaaggccgacCAGGACGCGGTGCTCCTTGCAGAGGACATGGACCGCCGTGCAAAGAAggtgcgcgatgcgctcacgcgcctgcgccgccgccgcattCCCAAGACGCGCCCGAAGAAGAAGGAGAGCGCGAGTGCGAGCGCCACCGAGAGCCCCACCGAGAGCGCCACCGCCACCGGCAGCGCCACCGAGAGCGCCACCGAGAGCCCCGCCTCCAGCACCTCCACCTCGGCCACGCCCGAGGTGCCGATCCACGAGGATTTGTAG